GACTCTTAGGTCTGAGTGAGGAAGGGCTGGGCCTAgacccctgggtctgagggaggaggggctgagggagttcctgggtctgagggaggaaggCCTGGGGCCTGGAcctctgggtctgagggaggaggggctgggggcctggactcctgggtctgagggaggaggggatgggggctcctgggtctgagggaggaaggggctCCTTGTCATGGTGGGGAAGGGCCTGAGCACAGCCTCTTGCATCCCCTGGCGGTTGTGGATTTGAGTTACTGTTCTCTTATCTCCCTCTTTCTACCTCACTGTCTCCCCAGCTGAGAAGCCAGGTGCTACAGACCGGAAGGGAGGCCTGGGGATGCCCTCTCGGGACCGGAATGTCGGGGCTCCTGGGCAGGACAGCCCTGGAGTCTCTCTGCACCCTCTGTCCCTGGACAGCACAGACCGGGAACCAGGTGAGAGTTTCCTGGGCCAGGGCTCCGTGAGGCCCCAGGATCCAGGGTGGGAGTGCTGCCTGCCCCCTTGGCACCCCCAGATAGAAGCCATTCCCCAGCAACACCTCCCCTTTGCTCTCAGCGTCCACTCCTCCCTGCTCCTGGTCACCACTGTCATTCATAACTTTCCCCTTCCCTCAGTTTGCCCTTTCCACAGCTTTCCTTCCAGGCTCTGACCTCTCTGCTGGTGCTGTGTCTCCCACCCCCTTGGACTACGTTTTCCATCAACCCTTCATTTTCCAGAACCTTCCTTGAGTACATGGCCAGTCCACCCTCTGAGCTGCATTGCTGGCCCCCTAGGTGGGGAGCCCGCCAGCCCCATGAGCTTCATCCCTCACCATCCTTACACCTCTGTGGCCTCAGGCCCTTGGATCTCTGCATGGCCAGGACAGGGCTCACACACCGGCTCTGCTGACTGCTTGTGTTTATTTAGTATCTTGGATATGACTCCCCTTTCTTAGCCTCCGTTTGCTTTTCTCTAAAGGAGTGTGAGAGGGTGGGGAGGATGAATGGACGTGGAGGCAGCATGGAATCCAGGGCCCTCCCGACCTCAGCGGGCTGCAGTCTGGTTGGGTGGGAGAGATGTTTGTGACCTATTTGCTAGGCCTGGGGTCCCCATCCACCCAGGACACACAGGGGCACCCACTTCTGTTGCATCTTCTTGCTCCTGCCCCAGTGGCCATGTTCTCAGAGGTCTTAACATCTGTCTGTCCCATGCTAAAGTACAGAGCAGCCATGTGATTTCTGCCGGGCACTGGATAGCTTTAGCCCCCGCATTTCCAGGCCCCCAGAGTGTGGATCTCATGGCCTCAGAGGCCTTCCAGCCAGCCCTGCTCCCTCTACCCCACAGGTGCCGACGCCCCCCTGGAGCTGGGGGACTCATCCCCGCAGGGTCCAATGAGCCTGGAGTCCCTGGCGCCCCCAGAGAGTACCGATGAGGGGGCCGAAACCGAGaggtgcccaggctggggtgcaggggcgGGGGGCGTGGCTTACTGGGCGCTGGTGGGTGGGTGCAGGGTCGCCGCTGCCATCTGCGCCTGCCTGTCCCAGGCTCTCGCTCCCCCTGCTCCTCTGCTGCTCTCTGGGTCTCgccattcctctcccttcttctttccttttctcatctccctcctgcttcctcatTGCCCCCCTTTCCTTTtatccttcctttttcctctgctccttcctctctttccttttttcactaatctttctcctcctcccttcctctccaccacTCCTTCCATCTCCTTTATTTCCCCCTCCTCTCTCACCTCCCCCCTCCTCTCTCACCTCCCCCCTCCTCTCTCACCTGGGTTTTCTTTCCCCACCTTCCATCCCCCTCCGATCTCCCTGccacttttcattttttcagcccttcctccccttctctttcaagcccccctgccccctgcccccaccccctgcctcgCTCCTGCCTCCTGGTGCCCGTCCCTCAACCCCCCACCCCTCTGCTCTGTGCCCCGGGGGCCCTGTCCCCCCTTACAGCTGGGGGGCAGGCCTTGCCTCCTGCCCGTCCTTGTGCCGCTGCTTTGGGGACCCTTTGGTGGGTGCGGGGAGGTGGGTCGGGTTCCATCTGGGCCCACCTCTGACCCTGTGCCCCTCTCTCcccagaaggtggaagaggtggGTGCTTGGGCCCTGGGCGGGGGAAGGGCTAGCCCCTCCCCCATTtctcccagcccctcccctctccctatGGCCACTCCCTCCCCTTCACTCCCTgtgaggggtgggtggggacATCACCCTCCCAGTTGAAGAGCTAAGTATGGAAATCCTCCCCACCCCATAAACACCCCCTCTGTTgccatccccctgcctcaggGAAGGGAGGGGGTCAGTCCTATGCTCCATCCTGGGTTCCCCATCCCTTCCCCCATCAAATTTCAGTATCCCCGCTCCCCCAAGACCCCCCACTACCCCAGTGCCCCTAAAATCCCACCACTCCTCTGACTCACTCCTCTCTTCTGTTGCATGTTTGATCCCTGTCCTGGTCACCCCTGCCCCGGTCCtggtctctccctgtctctgtccctGTCCTGGTCTCTCCCCGTCTCTGTCCCTGTCCTGGTCTCTCCCCGTCTCTGTCCCTGTCCTGGTCTCTCCCATCTCTGtccctgccctggcctctccccatctctgtcccTGTCCTCGTCTCTCCCCAATCTCTGTCCCTGTCCTGGTCTCTCCCATCTCTGTCCCTGTCCTCGTCTCTCCCCAATCTCTGTCCCTGTCCTCGTCTCTCCCCAATCTCTGtccctgccctggcctctccccatctctgtcccTGCCCTGGTCTCTCCCCGTCTCTGTCCCTGTCCTGGTTTCTCTTCGTCTCTGTTCTTGTCTTGGTCTCTCCTTGTCTCTGTCCCCGGCCTCTGCCTGACTCTGTCCTTGGCCTCGGGGTCCAGGCTATCAGGGCGTCTGGGGCGCTCAGAGAGCCTGCGGGTGAGTGACCGCCGCCGGCCTTCCCGGGGCAGCCTCGGGGCTAAGGGCCGGGGTGGGGGCCGCTCCCGGAGCGACGTGGACATGGACCCCAGTTCCGCCACGGCAGTGCTTGGCCCTGCCCGACGAGCCACGTATGTCaaccctctcccttcccccatccaCTAAGGCAGCCTGGAGAATCAGGGAGGGATTGTTGTCAGAGACACAGAGGAATGGGTGTTGGGGACTGAGGTCATCGAGGCCAACTGTGGCCACAGaccttggaggaggaggaggtagaaTGCTTCTACAGATCTGGGGACTCTAGTGTCTGCTGCACGGGCCACCCTGGGGGCATCGAATGCCAAGGCCACTGACCGGGGTTGAACGCTCTAAGAGGTTGAAGGCTGCTTCTTGGGATGGCCCAAGCTGGGGCCCTAACAAGGCCTCTGTCCACAGCCCTGAGCCTGGAGATGAGGGGGAGCCAGGGCGGTCGGGACTGGAGCTTGAACCAGAAGAGCCTCCCGGCTGGCGGGAACTCGTCCCCCCAGATACCCTGCACAGCCTGCCCAAGAGCCAGGTGAAGCGGCAGGAGGTCATCAGCGGTGAGTACTGTCCCCGTCACCCCACTGTGGCCAAGGACACAGTCCAGCTCTGGCAAAGGCAAAGACAGGTGCAGAGAGATGTTCATCTTGGTGTCATTTACCATAGGGAGAACTTGAAGGCAGCTTCAAATTCCCTCTTGTTCCAAGTTCAGATTGTTTCAACACAGAGCATTTTGATGGAATGTGAATGCCACTGTGGAAGGGACATTTCCAAAAATTTCTAGTAGTGCAAGACAGTGCTGATGTTAAAAACACTGCATTTCTGGTGCAAGCCTTTATTTCCTTGCTTGTGAAATGTGGGCATTGATAGTTCCTACCTCCGATATTGTCATGAAGATGAGATGATTTGTGTGAAATGTTTAGCATAGTGCTGAGCACAGAGGaagagcattttattttatttattttttatttttatttgaggcagagtctcagtcggtctctcaggctggagcaccgtggcacaatcacggctcactgcagccttaccctcccaggctcaactgatcctcccacctcagcctcccgagtagctgaacaggcatgcaccaccatgcctggctaatttttgtattctttatagagatggggtttcgccatgttggccaggctggtctcgaactcttgggctcaagtgatcctcctacctcagcctcccaaagtcctgggattacaagtgtgagccaccaggcccagtcaAGGAAGAGTATTTTAATGAGATTGTTGTTGCTAGTTTGATCTTAATTGCTTAGGGGAGAAAAGATCCCCACAGGGGAAAGTTTGGGAGAATGATCAGTATATTAGCAGTGCTTGCTTCTGCGTGGAGAGATGATGAGTgtatcatttttgtctttttccttttttcctgtgcTAATTGTGTGGTGGCTGGGGAGGTTGATGGCAAAaagagaaagcttttttttttttttttaagacagagttttgctcttgttgcccaggctggagtgcaatggcacgatctcggctcaccgcaacctccgcctcccaggttcaagtgattctcctgcctcagcctcctgagtagctgggattacaggcatgtgccaccacgcccggctaattttgtatttttaatagagacggggtttctccatgttggtcaggctggtctcgaacgcccgcctcaacctcccaaagtgctgggattacaggcgtgagccactgtgcctggcccaagagAAAGCTTTTGGACTTGATTAAAAGCTTATTTACAGATTACTTCATAGTGAAAAAGATACTTATTCAAAAATTTTAGGGGAGTAGTTGAGTACTTTTTGGGTCACAGATCCTTCTAAGgacatgataaaaataataaaaaaaaacaaaaacatgagccATGTGCTATCCATTAGGACTTTGTGGAAGGTGGAAATGTGCTTTATTTGTACTGCTCACCATAGGGACCACCGGCCACCTATGGCTGGTGAGCACTTGAAATgcactaggccgggcacagtggctcacgcctgtgatcccagcactttgggaagccaaggtgagcagatcacttgaggtcaggagttcgagaccagcctggccaacatggtgaaaccctgtctctactaaacatacaaaagttagccgagcatagtggcgcatgcctgtaatcccagatatttgggagggcaagctaggagaattgcttgaacctaggaagcaggaggtggaggttgcaatgaacccagatcactccaccacactccaatctaggtgacagaacaagactctgcctcaaaaaaaaaaaaaacaaaaaacaaaaaacaaaaaacaaagcactaAATACAACTGAGCACTGacttaaaatttcatttcaattaaCGAAAATGTAAAGAGTTGTACGTGGCTGGTGACTATCACGTTGGACAGGATAGCAATTTCTTTCCCTAGAAAGAATATGCATAATATACAAAATCATGCTTTTAGTCTCAGGGGACTTCTAGGGCCCCTGAAACTCACACATATGCCCTCTGGGGATGTGGGGGTCCCTGGATCTGAGGCTGTCAACCACTGTATAATGTGGCTTGATGGTTAGACACTAAACACAGCTGCAAGCTTGCTGGCGGGTGGGATGACTAGCTTGTCCCCATTTGCTCAGGATATTCACAGTTTTATCACTGAAAGCCCAGGCAGGCAAATGGGGACCATTGGTCACTCTGGCTGGCTGCCACAGCAAAAAGGGAAAGGCGATGGGTTGAGGAATCctcactggcttttttttttttttgagacgatctcgctctgtcgcccaggctggagtgcagtggcgcaatctcggctcactgcaacctccgcctcccaggttcaagtgattgtcctgcctcaacctcctgagtaactggaactacaggcgcccgccaccactcccggctaatttttgtatttttagtagagacggggtttcaccatgttggccaggatggtctcgatctcttgacctcgtgatctgcccgcctcagcctcccaaagtgctgggattacaggcatgagccactgcacccggcccctcaGTGGCTATTTAAGAAGGCAAATGACTCCACCCggagaggtttttttttatttgtttgttttgttttgtttttttgagacggagtctcgctctgtcaccagggtggagtgcagtggtatgatctccgctcagtacaacctccgcctcccgggttcaagcgattctcctgcctcagcctcccaagtagctgggactacaatagcccgcccccacacctggctaatttttgtatttttttagtagagatggggtttcaccatgttggccaggctggtctcgaactcctgaccttatgatccacctgcctcggcctcccaaaatgctgggattataggcgtgagccactgtgcccagccattttgttttgagacaaggtctcgctctgttgcctgagCTGGGGTGCAGTaatgccatcatagctcactgcagcctcaacctcctgggctcaagggatcctcccacttgagcctcccaagtagctgggactacaggcacacaccaatacgcctgggctaattttttttcttttttaaatttttggtagaaatagggtttcaccatgttgcccaggctgatcttggactcctgggttcaagcaatcctcctgccttggcctcccaaagtgctgggattacaagtgtgaaccaccatggcTAGCCAGAGAGAGTTTTTTCCCACCAACTTCTAGGAAGCTTTCCTCCCTGCTCTGCCTCATTCCTCTAGCCTGCCCATGAGGTCATGCCCCCTAGTCTGCACCCTCCCCAACGTGCTTCCTGCTTTGGTGGCCCTGCAGAGTTGTTGGTGACAGAGGCGGCCCATGTGCGCATGCTGCGGGTGCTGCACGACCTCTTCTTCCAGCCCATGGCAGAAGGCCTCTTCTTCCCCTTGGAGGAGCTGCAGAACATCTTCCCCAGCCTGGACGAGCTCATCGAGGTGCATTGTGAGTGCAGAGCCAGGGTCCCTCTGTGTACCCCACTGCCCCACGGGCAGCTCTGTTCTAGCCCTGGGTTCAACCTGCTTGCGAACCCCAGGGTTCacatggggtgggggcagataCGCCATCCGGTCCCGAGGATCAGACACAGACACACCTGCAGCCCTACCCCCACCACGCCGCAGCAGGCCCCGCACAGCATCTTCCAGGCCCTGGTGGAGCACCCCTTTCCTCCTGCCCCCATAGCCCTGTTCCTCGATCGCCTGATGAAgcggaggcaggagagtggctacCTCATCGAGGAGATCGGAGACGTGCTGCTGGCCCGGGTGAGATGCCCAGCCCTCCCGCTCCTCCCAGCTAGACACCTGGAATCCAGGCCCGGGGGTGGGTCCTgagcccaccctactccagtccCAGGGTCTGGACTTCCAGCCTGTCGTACTTTAATCCCTGTTCTTGCCCATCCCCACTGAGACACCTGCCTGGCCTGAATCTCGCTGTAGTTTGATGGTACTGAGGGCTCCTGGTTCCAGAAAATCTCCTCCCGCTTCTGCAGCCGCCAGTCGTTTGCCTTAGAGCAGCTCAAAGCCAAGCAACGCAAGGACCCTCGGTTCTGTGCCTTCGTGCAGGTGAGGTGGGGTCTGGACTCCAGCTTCCCAGGGAGGAGGGGCCTGGGACTCCTAGGTGCCTGCGCCCTGGGGTGAGCCCAAAGCCTGGGCCATCGCAACGCCAGCACGTTTCCCGCAGGAAGCTGAGAGCCGCCCGCGGTGCCGCCGCCTGCAGCTGAAGGACATGATCCCCACGGAGATGCAGCGGCTGACCAAGTACCCCCTGCTCCTGCAGAGCATCGGGCAGAACACAGGTACCGCGGGCCCGGATCTCTGGGCCTCggctctcctcttttttttttacaatttttttctcaccCATTTTCATCAGTGataccatcacagctcactgcagccgcaacCTCCCAGGATctagccatcctcccacctcagctccccgagtagctgggaccccaagggcacagcaccatgcccagctaatttttttagtttttttttagagacggggtctcgccatgttgcccaggctggctttgaactcctggtctcaagagatcctcccgcctcagcctcccaaagtgcttggattacaggcatgagccaccatgccctgccagctGTCCTTTGTCTAACCTTGGCTGCCCAATCTGGAGCCTCCAGGGCAGGGGTTTACCAGAGCTGCTCTCTCCCTTGCCTGCAGAAGAGCCCAAGGAACGGGAGAAAGTGGAGCTGGCAGCCGAGTGCTGCCGGGAAATTCTACACCACGTCAACCAAGCCGTGCGTGACATGGAGGATCTGCTGGTGAGCCTGGGCTGGGCCCACACCCGGGACAGTGGGTGGTGTGAGAGCAGGGGGTGGACCCTACCTCAGCCTGTCCAGAAGTCATACCCCACCCCTTGGCTTGTCTCCCTCAAGGGTCACTGTGTGTCCAGGGCTTGGCTTGGCCCTCAGCACCTCCCTCTCAGGGTCATTGGAGGTCAGGCCCAACCCTCAGCTTGCCCCCATCAGAAGTTGGTCTTGGCTCTCATCTTACCAATGTGGGTCACTGCAGGTCAGCCCCAGCCCTTAGCTTGTCCCCATAATGCTCCCGTCTCTGCCCCAGAGGCTCAAGGACTATCAGCGGCGCCTGGACTTGTCCCACCTTCGGCAGAGCAGCGACCCCATGCTGAGCGAGTTCAAGGTGTGACCGtaccctcctgcctccccccCCCACTCCTTGACCCAGGGGATTCTGTGATACAGCCCCCAGCCTGTCCTGCCCATCCCATAATACACCCAGGAAGCGAGAGCTCTGGCCCCCACCTCATGCCAATCCCATGATCCCCAGCCTGTGGTCATCCCCGGTCACTGCcctgcccttcccctccccaccaaccCCAATCACCCCCTGCCAACCTGCATGAACCATCACCCCCTCCTGCCCCAGAACCTGGACATCACCAAGAAGAAATTGGTCCACGAGGGCCCACTGACGTGGCGGGTGACTAAGGACAAGGCTGTGGGTGAGTGCCAGGGCAGCTGCCTAGTGCAAGGTGTGGGGGCAGTGAGCcaggggcggggagggggtcGTACAGGGCCACGCCGTGTGAGCACTGCTCGCCCCATAGAGGTGCATGTGCTGCTGCTGGAcgacctgctgctgctgctccagcGCCAGGACGAGCGGCTGCTGCTCAAGTCCCATAGCCGGACACTGACGCCCACGCCCGACGGCAAGACCATGCTGCGGCCCGTGCTGCGGCTCACCTCAGCCATGACCCGCGAGGTGGCCACCGGTGAGCGCAGCCACTGCGTGACCCAGGGCAGAGGATGTCTCTTTTGGGCAGAGCTGCCTGTGGAGTGGGGAGCAGAACCCTCTAGAGAGCCAGGGAGCCAGCATTCTAGCAAAGAGGTTGAGAAGTgggtggaggtgggcagggcaGGACCAGGCCTAGTGGGTTTATAAGTGAGGTAGGAAGTGCTGCAGGTGTTTGCACAGAGGCGTGTCTTGTGTAAACAACGAGAAGAAAGGCCAGGAGTCCAGTGAGGAGGGATTTGTAAACACACTGCTAGGAAGTTGCACCAGGGCCACAAACACTGGAAGCGGCTGGAGGGTGGGAGTGGCTGGAGGGTTTTGTTAGGTAAGCCGGGGTACTTGCCTGATTCCATAAGGAGGTGTGACAGGTGGGGCTCAGGAGGACACATCGGGCCCTGGATATTAGCAGACAGTGAGTGGCGAGTTGAGCCATGGGATCCCTGAGAGCGCCACCACTGTGGGTGACTTCTCCAGCTTGTGCTCAGGGAGGGGCAGGCACTGGGGGGACCTGGGCTCTGAGCCCCATCTCCCCCTCTCCCTGCAGATCACAAAGCCTTCTACGTCCTTTTCACCTGGGACCAGGAGGCCCAGATATACGAGCTGGTGGCACAGACTGTGTCGGAGCGGAAAAAGTGAGGGGGGGTCTGAGTTCTGAGTGTGGGTTGAGGACGCCCAGGTCTCTGGGTTCCCGGGGACAGGAGGGCTGTGGGGAGGCCCTGGCATAGGGTCTGGGGGCTCTGACTGCCCAGGGGTTTGGCCTTTCTCCCCAGCTGGTGTGCCCTCATCACTGAGACTGCCGGATCCCTGAAAgtccctgcccctgcctctcGCCCTAAGCCCCGGCCCAGCCCGAGCAGGTGAGGGGGGGCCATGGAGAGAGCTGGAGGTTCAGGGAGTGGGGCCGGAAGGCGGGGCAGGCTTCCCTC
This portion of the Pongo abelii isolate AG06213 chromosome 20, NHGRI_mPonAbe1-v2.0_pri, whole genome shotgun sequence genome encodes:
- the ARHGEF1 gene encoding rho guanine nucleotide exchange factor 1 isoform X2, producing MEDVARGAASPGPSRPGLVPVSIIGAEDEDFENELETNSEEQNSQFQSLEQVKRRPAHLMALLQHVALQFEPGPLLCCLHADMLGSLGPKEAKKAFLDFYHSFLEKTAVLRVPVPPNVAFELDRTRADLISEDVQRRFVQEVVQSQQTAVGRQLEDFRSKRLMGMTPWEQELAQLEAWVGRDRASYEARERHVAERLLMHLEEMQHTISTDEEKSAAVVNAIGLYMRHLGVRTKSGDKKSGRNFFRKKVMGNRRSDEPAKTKKGLSSILDAARWNRGEPQAEKPGATDRKGGLGMPSRDRNVGAPGQDSPGVSLHPLSLDSTDREPGADAPLELGDSSPQGPMSLESLAPPESTDEGAETESPEPGDEGEPGRSGLELEPEEPPGWRELVPPDTLHSLPKSQVKRQEVISELLVTEAAHVRMLRVLHDLFFQPMAEGLFFPLEELQNIFPSLDELIEVHSLFLDRLMKRRQESGYLIEEIGDVLLARFDGTEGSWFQKISSRFCSRQSFALEQLKAKQRKDPRFCAFVQEAESRPRCRRLQLKDMIPTEMQRLTKYPLLLQSIGQNTEEPKEREKVELAAECCREILHHVNQAVRDMEDLLRLKDYQRRLDLSHLRQSSDPMLSEFKNLDITKKKLVHEGPLTWRVTKDKAVEVHVLLLDDLLLLLQRQDERLLLKSHSRTLTPTPDGKTMLRPVLRLTSAMTREVATDHKAFYVLFTWDQEAQIYELVAQTVSERKNWCALITETAGSLKVPAPASRPKPRPSPSSTREPLLSSSENGNGGRETSPADARTERILSDLLPFCRPGPEGQLAATALRKGVGGGILPPETPPVSAWGELCTPAWLHLRFPPRKAFCKKKRNGGEDVRDHPHPHSCRSISHPEGLRRGSCGPRLGGAQLGLLALHEPPPSLPPALCLGDSGLHSGGHHGDPGHLSIACGGHPSTPHPQVPSLCFYTLNWRFIF
- the ARHGEF1 gene encoding rho guanine nucleotide exchange factor 1 isoform X3 translates to MEDVARGAASPGPSRPGLVPVSIIGAEDEDFENELETNSEEQNSQFQSLEQVKRRPAHLMALLQHVALQFEPGPLVLRVPVPPNVAFELDRTRADLISEDVQRRFVQEVVQSQQTAVGRQLEDFRSKRLMGMTPWEQELAQLEAWVGRDRASYEARERHVAERLLMHLEEMQHTISTDEEKSAAVVNAIGLYMRHLGVRTKSGDKKSGRNFFRKKVMGNRRSDEPAKTKKGLSSILDAARWNRGEPQDFRHLKAEVDAEKPGATDRKGGLGMPSRDRNVGAPGQDSPGVSLHPLSLDSTDREPGADAPLELGDSSPQGPMSLESLAPPESTDEGAETESPEPGDEGEPGRSGLELEPEEPPGWRELVPPDTLHSLPKSQVKRQEVISELLVTEAAHVRMLRVLHDLFFQPMAEGLFFPLEELQNIFPSLDELIEVHSLFLDRLMKRRQESGYLIEEIGDVLLARFDGTEGSWFQKISSRFCSRQSFALEQLKAKQRKDPRFCAFVQEAESRPRCRRLQLKDMIPTEMQRLTKYPLLLQSIGQNTEEPKEREKVELAAECCREILHHVNQAVRDMEDLLRLKDYQRRLDLSHLRQSSDPMLSEFKNLDITKKKLVHEGPLTWRVTKDKAVEVHVLLLDDLLLLLQRQDERLLLKSHSRTLTPTPDGKTMLRPVLRLTSAMTREVATDHKAFYVLFTWDQEAQIYELVAQTVSERKNWCALITETAGSLKVPAPASRPKPRPSPSSTREPLLSSSENGNGGRETSPADARTERILSDLLPFCRPGPEGQLAATALRKGVGGGILPPETPPVSAWGELCTPAWLHLRFPPRKAFCKKKRNGGEDVRDHPHPHSCRSISHPEGLRRGSCGPRLGGAQLGLLALHEPPPSLPPALCLGDSGLHSGGHHGDPGHLSIACGGHPSTPHPQVPSLCFYTLNWRFIF
- the ARHGEF1 gene encoding rho guanine nucleotide exchange factor 1 isoform X5 encodes the protein MEDVARGAASPGPSRPGLVPVSIIGAEDEDFENELETNSEEQNSQFQSLEQVKRRPAHLMALLQHVALQFEPGPLLCCLHADMLGSLGPKEAKKAFLDFYHSFLEKTAVLRVPVPPNVAFELDRTRADLISEDVQRRFVQEVVQSQQTAVGRQLEDFRSKRLMGMTPWEQELAQLEAWVGRDRASYEARERHVAERLLMHLEEMQHTISTDEEKSAAVVNAIGLYMRHLGVRTKSGDKKSGRNFFRKKVMGNRRSDEPAKTKKGLSSILDAARWNRGEPQVPDFRHLKAEVDAEKPGATDRKGGLGMPSRDRNVGAPGQDSPGVSLHPLSLDSTDREPGADAPLELGDSSPQGPMSLESLAPPESTDEGAETERLSGRLGRSESLRVSDRRRPSRGSLGAKGRGGGRSRSDVDMDPSSATAVLGPARRATPEPGDEGEPGRSGLELEPEEPPGWRELVPPDTLHSLPKSQVKRQEVISELLVTEAAHVRMLRVLHDLFFQPMAEGLFFPLEELQNIFPSLDELIEVHSLFLDRLMKRRQESGYLIEEIGDVLLARFDGTEGSWFQKISSRFCSRQSFALEQLKAKQRKDPRFCAFVQEAESRPRCRRLQLKDMIPTEMQRLTKYPLLLQSIGQNTEEPKEREKVELAAECCREILHHVNQAVRDMEDLLRLKDYQRRLDLSHLRQSSDPMLSEFKNLDITKKKLVHEGPLTWRVTKDKAVEVHVLLLDDLLLLLQRQDERLLLKSHSRTLTPTPDGKTMLRPVLRLTSAMTREVATDHKAFYVLFTWDQEAQIYELVAQTVSERKNWCALITETAGSLKVPAPASRPKPRPSPSSTREPLLSSSENGNGGRETSPADARTERILSDLLPFCRPGPEGQLAATALRKVLSLKQLLFPAEEDNGAGPPRDGDGVPGGGPLSPARTQEIQENLLSLEETMKQLEELEEEFCRLRPLLSQLGGNSVPQPGCT
- the ARHGEF1 gene encoding rho guanine nucleotide exchange factor 1 isoform X4; the encoded protein is MEDVARGAASPGPSRPGLVPVSIIGAEDEDFENELETNSEEQNSQFQSLEQVKRRPAHLMALLQHVALQFEPGPLLCCLHADMLGSLGPKEAKKAFLDFYHSFLEKTAVLRVPVPPNVAFELDRTRADLISEDVQRRFVQEVVQSQQTAVGRQLEDFRSKRLMGMTPWEQELAQLEAWVGRDRASYEARERHVAERLLMHLEEMQHTISTDEEKSAAVVNAIGLYMRHLGVRTKSGDKKSGRNFFRKKVMGNRRSDEPAKTKKGLSSILDAARWNRGEPQVPDFRHLKAEVDAEKPGATDRKGGLGMPSRDRNVGAPGQDSPGVSLHPLSLDSTDREPGADAPLELGDSSPQGPMSLESLAPPESTDEGAETESPEPGDEGEPGRSGLELEPEEPPGWRELVPPDTLHSLPKSQVKRQEVISELLVTEAAHVRMLRVLHDLFFQPMAEGLFFPLEELQNIFPSLDELIEVHSLFLDRLMKRRQESGYLIEEIGDVLLARFDGTEGSWFQKISSRFCSRQSFALEQLKAKQRKDPRFCAFVQEAESRPRCRRLQLKDMIPTEMQRLTKYPLLLQSIGQNTEEPKEREKVELAAECCREILHHVNQAVRDMEDLLRLKDYQRRLDLSHLRQSSDPMLSEFKNLDITKKKLVHEGPLTWRVTKDKAVEVHVLLLDDLLLLLQRQDERLLLKSHSRTLTPTPDGKTMLRPVLRLTSAMTREVATDHKAFYVLFTWDQEAQIYELVAQTVSERKNWCALITETAGSLKVPAPASRPKPRPSPSSTREPLLSSSENGNGGRETSPADARTERILSDLLPFCRPGPEGQLAATALRKVLSLKQLLFPAEEDNGAGPPRDGDGVPGGGPLSPARTQEIQENLLSLEETMKQLEELEEEFCRLRPLLSQLGGNSVPQPGCT
- the ARHGEF1 gene encoding rho guanine nucleotide exchange factor 1 isoform X1, translated to MEDVARGAASPGPSRPGLVPVSIIGAEDEDFENELETNSEEQNSQFQSLEQVKRRPAHLMALLQHVALQFEPGPLLCCLHADMLGSLGPKEAKKAFLDFYHSFLEKTAVLRVPVPPNVAFELDRTRADLISEDVQRRFVQEVVQSQQTAVGRQLEDFRSKRLMGMTPWEQELAQLEAWVGRDRASYEARERHVAERLLMHLEEMQHTISTDEEKSAAVVNAIGLYMRHLGVRTKSGDKKSGRNFFRKKVMGNRRSDEPAKTKKGLSSILDAARWNRGEPQDFRHLKAEVDAEKPGATDRKGGLGMPSRDRNVGAPGQDSPGVSLHPLSLDSTDREPGADAPLELGDSSPQGPMSLESLAPPESTDEGAETESPEPGDEGEPGRSGLELEPEEPPGWRELVPPDTLHSLPKSQVKRQEVISELLVTEAAHVRMLRVLHDLFFQPMAEGLFFPLEELQNIFPSLDELIEVHSLFLDRLMKRRQESGYLIEEIGDVLLARFDGTEGSWFQKISSRFCSRQSFALEQLKAKQRKDPRFCAFVQEAESRPRCRRLQLKDMIPTEMQRLTKYPLLLQSIGQNTEEPKEREKVELAAECCREILHHVNQAVRDMEDLLRLKDYQRRLDLSHLRQSSDPMLSEFKNLDITKKKLVHEGPLTWRVTKDKAVEVHVLLLDDLLLLLQRQDERLLLKSHSRTLTPTPDGKTMLRPVLRLTSAMTREVATDHKAFYVLFTWDQEAQIYELVAQTVSERKNWCALITETAGSLKVPAPASRPKPRPSPSSTREPLLSSSENGNGGRETSPADARTERILSDLLPFCRPGPEGQLAATALRKGVGGGILPPETPPVSAWGELCTPAWLHLRFPPRKAFCKKKRNGGEDVRDHPHPHSCRSISHPEGLRRGSCGPRLGGAQLGLLALHEPPPSLPPALCLGDSGLHSGGHHGDPGHLSIACGGHPSTPHPQVPSLCFYTLNWRFIF